One window of Quercus robur chromosome 5, dhQueRobu3.1, whole genome shotgun sequence genomic DNA carries:
- the LOC126727033 gene encoding protein STRUBBELIG-RECEPTOR FAMILY 8 isoform X2, with product MANKQAAFSHSLTRSQLTKSLFIALIFLALPLVLATTDPLDAQSLQVLFTSLNSPSQLTNWKSSGGDPCVESWKGVTCEGSAVVSIDISGLKLNGTMGYLLSGLTSLRTLDLSDNGIHDTIPYQLPPNLTSLNLAGNNLSGNLPYSLKITPTLQYLNFSRNSLSQSIGDIFANLSGLSTLDLSFNKFSGDLPVSLGLASNLSSLYLQNNQLTGSIDVLTSLPLTNLNVANNQFNGWIPQNIISIPNFIYDGNSFDNGPAPPPPPYTPPPHGKSATNRTHSGSHAPSAQNSNGGSSNSDKGLSIGAIVGIILGSVFVALVVLLLVFCIRKNKKDTGARTPKGSLSVGTINNVMQEQRVRSIAAVTDLKPPPAEKPTVDRMQGKNGSVKRIRSPITATSHTVASLQTATNSFSQEFLIGEGSLGRVYKAEFTNGKIMAIKKIDNAALSLQEEDNFLEAISNMSRLRHPNVVTLAGYCAEHGQRLLVYEYVGNGSLHDILHFAEDSSKTLTWNARVRIALGTARALEYLHEVCLPSVVHRNFKSANILLDEELNPHLSDCGLAALTPNTERQVSTQMVGSFGYSAPEFALSGIYTVKSDVYSFGVVMLELLTGRKPLDSSRVRSEQSLVRWATPQLHDIDALAKMVDPALNGMYPAKSLSRFADIIALCVQPEPEFRPPMSEVVQALVRLVQRASVVKRRSSDESGFAYRTPDHEAIDMSF from the exons ATGGCTAACAAACAAGCTGCTTTTTCGCACTCTCTAACTCGTTCTCAACTCACTAAGTCACTGTTCATTGCCTTGATCTTTCTTGCTCTACCTCTTGTTCTGGCCACCACCGACCCCCTTGACG CTCAATCTCTTCAGGTCTTGTTCACCTCATTAAATAGTCCTTCTCAGCTAACTAATTGGAAAAGTAGTGGCGGTGATCCTTGCGTAGAGTCATGGAAAGGGGTAACCTGTGAAGGCTCAGCTGTTGTTTCCAT TGACATTTCTGGACTAAAACTCAATGGGACAATGGGGTACTTGCTTTCAGGCCTCACGTCGTTGAGAACATT AGATCTGAGTGACAATGGCATTCATGATACCATCCCATATCAGTTACCACCAAATCTCACAAGCCT AAATCTTGCGGGCAACAACTTAAGTGGGAATCTTCCTTATTCTCTTAAGATCACACCTACACTCCAGTATTT GAACTTTAGCCGTAATTCACTTTCCCAGTCAATTGGAGACATTTTTGCTAATCTTTCTGGCCTCTCAACCTT GGATCTCtctttcaacaaattttctGGAGATCTTCCAGTTTCCTTAGGTTTGGCATCCAATCTTTCTTCGCT CTATTTGCAGAACAATCAATTGACTGGTTCTATTGATGTTCTTACTAGTTTGCCTTTGACTAATCT AAATGTTGCGAACAACCAATTCAATGGATGGATAcctcaaaatattatttcaatcCCTAATTTTAT ATATGATGGAAATTCATTTGACAATGGTCCCGCTCCTCCTCCGCCACCATATACCCCACCTCCTCATGGAAAATCAGCTACTAATCGCACTCATTCTGGATCTCATGCACCGTCTGCACAGAATTCTAATGGAGGATCATCTAATTCTGATAAGGGATTGTCAATTGGGGCTATAGTAGGCATAATCCTGGGTTCTGTGTTTGTGGCTTTAGTTGTGCTACTTCTTGTTTTTTGCATTCGAAAGAATAAAAAGGACACCGGTGCTAGGACTCCCAAGGGTAGTCTCTCGGTTGGAACAA TAAATAATGTGATGCAAGAGCAGAGAGTAAGAAGCATAGCTGCTGTTACAGATCTGAAGCCCCCTCCTGCTGAAAAACCAACAGTTGATAGGATGCAAGGGAAAAATGGATCTGTAAAGAGAATAAGGTCACCCATCACCGCAACCTCACATACTGTTGCTTCTCTCCAGACAGCAACAAATAGCTTTAGTCAGGAATTTCTTATTGGTGAAGGTTCCCTTGGTCGTGTTTACAAAGCAGAGTTCACTAATGGAAAG ATAATGGCCATTAAGAAGATCGACAATGCAGCACTGTCACTACAGGAGGAAGATAACTTTCTTGAAGCTATTTCAAATATGTCACGTTTGAGGCACCCAAACGTCGTTACACTGGCTGGATATTGTGCAGAGCATGGACAGCGTCTTCTAGTTTATGAGTATGTAGGAAATGGGAGTTTGCACGACATACTCCATTTTGCTGAAGATAGTAGCAAGACTCTGACTTGGAATGCGCGTGTTAGGATAGCCCTTGGAACTGCTCGAGCCTTAGA GTATTTGCATGAAGTGTGCTTGCCTTCTGTTGTACATAGAAACTTCAAATCAGCAAACATTTTACTTGATGAAGAGCTCAATCCCCATTTGTCAGACTGTGGTTTGGCTGCTCTAACTCCAAACACAGAGCGGCAG GTTTCAACTCAAATGGTTGGTTCATTTGGTTATAGCGCTCCGGAATTTGCATTATCAGGGATATACACCGTAAAAAGTGATGTATACAGCTTTGGGGTGGTGATGTTGGAGCTTTTGACTGGTAGAAAGCCGCTAGACAG TTCAAGGGTGAGATCAGAACAATCACTTGTGAGATGGGCTACCCCACAACTCCATGATATAGATGCCTTGGCAAAAATGGTTGATCCTGCCCTGAATGGCATGTATCCTGCAAAGTCTTTGTCACGATTTGCTGACATCATTGCACTATGTGTACAG CCGGAACCTGAGTTTCGGCCTCCCATGTCCGAAGTTGTGCAAGCATTGGTGCGTTTAGTGCAAAGGGCTAGTGTGGTCAAGAGGCGTTCAAGTGATGAATCTGGTTTCGCATATAGGACCCCAGATCATGAGGCCATCGACATGTCATTTTAA
- the LOC126727033 gene encoding protein STRUBBELIG-RECEPTOR FAMILY 8 isoform X1, translating to MANKQAAFSHSLTRSQLTKSLFIALIFLALPLVLATTDPLDAQSLQVLFTSLNSPSQLTNWKSSGGDPCVESWKGVTCEGSAVVSIDISGLKLNGTMGYLLSGLTSLRTLDLSDNGIHDTIPYQLPPNLTSLNLAGNNLSGNLPYSLKITPTLQYLNFSRNSLSQSIGDIFANLSGLSTLDLSFNKFSGDLPVSLGLASNLSSLYLQNNQLTGSIDVLTSLPLTNLNVANNQFNGWIPQNIISIPNFIYDGNSFDNGPAPPPPPYTPPPHGKSATNRTHSGSHAPSAQNSNGGSSNSDKGLSIGAIVGIILGSVFVALVVLLLVFCIRKNKKDTGARTPKGSLSVGTSNVNNVMQEQRVRSIAAVTDLKPPPAEKPTVDRMQGKNGSVKRIRSPITATSHTVASLQTATNSFSQEFLIGEGSLGRVYKAEFTNGKIMAIKKIDNAALSLQEEDNFLEAISNMSRLRHPNVVTLAGYCAEHGQRLLVYEYVGNGSLHDILHFAEDSSKTLTWNARVRIALGTARALEYLHEVCLPSVVHRNFKSANILLDEELNPHLSDCGLAALTPNTERQVSTQMVGSFGYSAPEFALSGIYTVKSDVYSFGVVMLELLTGRKPLDSSRVRSEQSLVRWATPQLHDIDALAKMVDPALNGMYPAKSLSRFADIIALCVQPEPEFRPPMSEVVQALVRLVQRASVVKRRSSDESGFAYRTPDHEAIDMSF from the exons ATGGCTAACAAACAAGCTGCTTTTTCGCACTCTCTAACTCGTTCTCAACTCACTAAGTCACTGTTCATTGCCTTGATCTTTCTTGCTCTACCTCTTGTTCTGGCCACCACCGACCCCCTTGACG CTCAATCTCTTCAGGTCTTGTTCACCTCATTAAATAGTCCTTCTCAGCTAACTAATTGGAAAAGTAGTGGCGGTGATCCTTGCGTAGAGTCATGGAAAGGGGTAACCTGTGAAGGCTCAGCTGTTGTTTCCAT TGACATTTCTGGACTAAAACTCAATGGGACAATGGGGTACTTGCTTTCAGGCCTCACGTCGTTGAGAACATT AGATCTGAGTGACAATGGCATTCATGATACCATCCCATATCAGTTACCACCAAATCTCACAAGCCT AAATCTTGCGGGCAACAACTTAAGTGGGAATCTTCCTTATTCTCTTAAGATCACACCTACACTCCAGTATTT GAACTTTAGCCGTAATTCACTTTCCCAGTCAATTGGAGACATTTTTGCTAATCTTTCTGGCCTCTCAACCTT GGATCTCtctttcaacaaattttctGGAGATCTTCCAGTTTCCTTAGGTTTGGCATCCAATCTTTCTTCGCT CTATTTGCAGAACAATCAATTGACTGGTTCTATTGATGTTCTTACTAGTTTGCCTTTGACTAATCT AAATGTTGCGAACAACCAATTCAATGGATGGATAcctcaaaatattatttcaatcCCTAATTTTAT ATATGATGGAAATTCATTTGACAATGGTCCCGCTCCTCCTCCGCCACCATATACCCCACCTCCTCATGGAAAATCAGCTACTAATCGCACTCATTCTGGATCTCATGCACCGTCTGCACAGAATTCTAATGGAGGATCATCTAATTCTGATAAGGGATTGTCAATTGGGGCTATAGTAGGCATAATCCTGGGTTCTGTGTTTGTGGCTTTAGTTGTGCTACTTCTTGTTTTTTGCATTCGAAAGAATAAAAAGGACACCGGTGCTAGGACTCCCAAGGGTAGTCTCTCGGTTGGAACAAGTAATG TAAATAATGTGATGCAAGAGCAGAGAGTAAGAAGCATAGCTGCTGTTACAGATCTGAAGCCCCCTCCTGCTGAAAAACCAACAGTTGATAGGATGCAAGGGAAAAATGGATCTGTAAAGAGAATAAGGTCACCCATCACCGCAACCTCACATACTGTTGCTTCTCTCCAGACAGCAACAAATAGCTTTAGTCAGGAATTTCTTATTGGTGAAGGTTCCCTTGGTCGTGTTTACAAAGCAGAGTTCACTAATGGAAAG ATAATGGCCATTAAGAAGATCGACAATGCAGCACTGTCACTACAGGAGGAAGATAACTTTCTTGAAGCTATTTCAAATATGTCACGTTTGAGGCACCCAAACGTCGTTACACTGGCTGGATATTGTGCAGAGCATGGACAGCGTCTTCTAGTTTATGAGTATGTAGGAAATGGGAGTTTGCACGACATACTCCATTTTGCTGAAGATAGTAGCAAGACTCTGACTTGGAATGCGCGTGTTAGGATAGCCCTTGGAACTGCTCGAGCCTTAGA GTATTTGCATGAAGTGTGCTTGCCTTCTGTTGTACATAGAAACTTCAAATCAGCAAACATTTTACTTGATGAAGAGCTCAATCCCCATTTGTCAGACTGTGGTTTGGCTGCTCTAACTCCAAACACAGAGCGGCAG GTTTCAACTCAAATGGTTGGTTCATTTGGTTATAGCGCTCCGGAATTTGCATTATCAGGGATATACACCGTAAAAAGTGATGTATACAGCTTTGGGGTGGTGATGTTGGAGCTTTTGACTGGTAGAAAGCCGCTAGACAG TTCAAGGGTGAGATCAGAACAATCACTTGTGAGATGGGCTACCCCACAACTCCATGATATAGATGCCTTGGCAAAAATGGTTGATCCTGCCCTGAATGGCATGTATCCTGCAAAGTCTTTGTCACGATTTGCTGACATCATTGCACTATGTGTACAG CCGGAACCTGAGTTTCGGCCTCCCATGTCCGAAGTTGTGCAAGCATTGGTGCGTTTAGTGCAAAGGGCTAGTGTGGTCAAGAGGCGTTCAAGTGATGAATCTGGTTTCGCATATAGGACCCCAGATCATGAGGCCATCGACATGTCATTTTAA
- the LOC126727033 gene encoding protein STRUBBELIG-RECEPTOR FAMILY 8 isoform X3, which yields MGYLLSGLTSLRTLDLSDNGIHDTIPYQLPPNLTSLNLAGNNLSGNLPYSLKITPTLQYLNFSRNSLSQSIGDIFANLSGLSTLDLSFNKFSGDLPVSLGLASNLSSLYLQNNQLTGSIDVLTSLPLTNLNVANNQFNGWIPQNIISIPNFIYDGNSFDNGPAPPPPPYTPPPHGKSATNRTHSGSHAPSAQNSNGGSSNSDKGLSIGAIVGIILGSVFVALVVLLLVFCIRKNKKDTGARTPKGSLSVGTSNVNNVMQEQRVRSIAAVTDLKPPPAEKPTVDRMQGKNGSVKRIRSPITATSHTVASLQTATNSFSQEFLIGEGSLGRVYKAEFTNGKIMAIKKIDNAALSLQEEDNFLEAISNMSRLRHPNVVTLAGYCAEHGQRLLVYEYVGNGSLHDILHFAEDSSKTLTWNARVRIALGTARALEYLHEVCLPSVVHRNFKSANILLDEELNPHLSDCGLAALTPNTERQVSTQMVGSFGYSAPEFALSGIYTVKSDVYSFGVVMLELLTGRKPLDSSRVRSEQSLVRWATPQLHDIDALAKMVDPALNGMYPAKSLSRFADIIALCVQPEPEFRPPMSEVVQALVRLVQRASVVKRRSSDESGFAYRTPDHEAIDMSF from the exons ATGGGGTACTTGCTTTCAGGCCTCACGTCGTTGAGAACATT AGATCTGAGTGACAATGGCATTCATGATACCATCCCATATCAGTTACCACCAAATCTCACAAGCCT AAATCTTGCGGGCAACAACTTAAGTGGGAATCTTCCTTATTCTCTTAAGATCACACCTACACTCCAGTATTT GAACTTTAGCCGTAATTCACTTTCCCAGTCAATTGGAGACATTTTTGCTAATCTTTCTGGCCTCTCAACCTT GGATCTCtctttcaacaaattttctGGAGATCTTCCAGTTTCCTTAGGTTTGGCATCCAATCTTTCTTCGCT CTATTTGCAGAACAATCAATTGACTGGTTCTATTGATGTTCTTACTAGTTTGCCTTTGACTAATCT AAATGTTGCGAACAACCAATTCAATGGATGGATAcctcaaaatattatttcaatcCCTAATTTTAT ATATGATGGAAATTCATTTGACAATGGTCCCGCTCCTCCTCCGCCACCATATACCCCACCTCCTCATGGAAAATCAGCTACTAATCGCACTCATTCTGGATCTCATGCACCGTCTGCACAGAATTCTAATGGAGGATCATCTAATTCTGATAAGGGATTGTCAATTGGGGCTATAGTAGGCATAATCCTGGGTTCTGTGTTTGTGGCTTTAGTTGTGCTACTTCTTGTTTTTTGCATTCGAAAGAATAAAAAGGACACCGGTGCTAGGACTCCCAAGGGTAGTCTCTCGGTTGGAACAAGTAATG TAAATAATGTGATGCAAGAGCAGAGAGTAAGAAGCATAGCTGCTGTTACAGATCTGAAGCCCCCTCCTGCTGAAAAACCAACAGTTGATAGGATGCAAGGGAAAAATGGATCTGTAAAGAGAATAAGGTCACCCATCACCGCAACCTCACATACTGTTGCTTCTCTCCAGACAGCAACAAATAGCTTTAGTCAGGAATTTCTTATTGGTGAAGGTTCCCTTGGTCGTGTTTACAAAGCAGAGTTCACTAATGGAAAG ATAATGGCCATTAAGAAGATCGACAATGCAGCACTGTCACTACAGGAGGAAGATAACTTTCTTGAAGCTATTTCAAATATGTCACGTTTGAGGCACCCAAACGTCGTTACACTGGCTGGATATTGTGCAGAGCATGGACAGCGTCTTCTAGTTTATGAGTATGTAGGAAATGGGAGTTTGCACGACATACTCCATTTTGCTGAAGATAGTAGCAAGACTCTGACTTGGAATGCGCGTGTTAGGATAGCCCTTGGAACTGCTCGAGCCTTAGA GTATTTGCATGAAGTGTGCTTGCCTTCTGTTGTACATAGAAACTTCAAATCAGCAAACATTTTACTTGATGAAGAGCTCAATCCCCATTTGTCAGACTGTGGTTTGGCTGCTCTAACTCCAAACACAGAGCGGCAG GTTTCAACTCAAATGGTTGGTTCATTTGGTTATAGCGCTCCGGAATTTGCATTATCAGGGATATACACCGTAAAAAGTGATGTATACAGCTTTGGGGTGGTGATGTTGGAGCTTTTGACTGGTAGAAAGCCGCTAGACAG TTCAAGGGTGAGATCAGAACAATCACTTGTGAGATGGGCTACCCCACAACTCCATGATATAGATGCCTTGGCAAAAATGGTTGATCCTGCCCTGAATGGCATGTATCCTGCAAAGTCTTTGTCACGATTTGCTGACATCATTGCACTATGTGTACAG CCGGAACCTGAGTTTCGGCCTCCCATGTCCGAAGTTGTGCAAGCATTGGTGCGTTTAGTGCAAAGGGCTAGTGTGGTCAAGAGGCGTTCAAGTGATGAATCTGGTTTCGCATATAGGACCCCAGATCATGAGGCCATCGACATGTCATTTTAA